The DNA region GCCAGAACTGGATGCAGGTACGCTAGCCCGTATATCCCGGGCCGGACCCCAATCGGGTCCGGCCCGGACAGACCTCAACCCGGCGGCATGTCGCTGCCGAATTCCGCGCGGAACCGTTCGAGGAGCTGTTCGGCCTGGAAATCGTGGTGTTGTGGCCCGTTGTGGGAGATCTTCAGCGCCCCCAGCAGGGATCCCAGCCGACAGGCGTCGACCGGATCCCAGTCGCGTTCCAGCCCGTAGAGCAGGCCGGCCCGGTAGGCGTCGCCGCAGCCGGTGGGGTCGACCACCCGTTCCGGTTTGACCGCCGGAATGGTTGCTTCGCTGCCATTGTGCCAGAGTTGTGAGCCTTCGCCGCCATGCGTGACGATCAGGCCGCCGGGCAGTCGCCGGGTCACGTCTTCGCGGCTCCAGCCGGTCTTTTCCTTGAGCAGTTCCCACTCGTAGGAATTGACGGTCAGCCAGTCGGCATGGTCGACCATGCGTCTGAGTTCGTCGGCATCGAACATCGGCAGGCCCTGGCCGGGATCGAAGACATGCGGAATGCCGGCGGCGTGAAACTGCTCGGAATGATCCAGCATGGCCTGCTTGCCGTCCGGCGAGACGATGCCGAAGCGCACGCCGGCATTGGTGGGTACGGCCTGGCAGTGGTTCTCGCTCATGGCGCCGGGGTGGAAGGCCGTGATCTGGTTGTCGTCGATGTCGGTGGTGATGTAGGCCTGGGCGGTCCAGTGGTTGCCCAGTACGCGCACGTAGTCCTGGCAGATGCCCAGTCGGTCGAGGTGGCGCGCGTAGTCGTCGAAATCCGGGCCCACCGTGGCCATGGGCAGCGGTTCGCCGCCGAGCTTCTTCAGGCTGTAGGCGATGTTGCCCGCGCAGCCGCCGAAGTTGCGGTGCAGCTCCGGCACCAGGAAGGCCACGTTGAGCATGTGGGTCTTGTCGGGCAGGATATGATCGCGAAAACGCTCGGGAAAGACCATGATGTTGTCGTAGGCCATGGAGCCGCAGATCAGTACGGACATGAAGCACTCCTGACGAATAAAGGGTGAGAGTCAGTGCGCGATTGTACCGAAACCCCGCAGATCAGCCGGATTTGCAATTTCAGGGTCGATTGCTGTTGCCGGATCGAGGCACCGTTGCTAAATTAGTCGGTCTTTTGCAACCTCGAACGGGTTATCCCTCTCTTATCATGTTCAAACGCTTGCGCGGTATCTTTTCCAACGACCTGTCCATCGATCTGGGCACGGCCAATACCCTCATTTTCGTGCGCGGTCAGGGCATCGTGCTCAACGAACCCTCGGTGGTGGCCGTGCGCATGGAGCGTGGCCCCGGCGGGCCGCAGAACGTGGCCGCGGTCGGTGCCGAGGCCAAGCAGATGCTGGGCCGCACGCCGGGCAATATCCGCACCACCCGGCCGCTGAAGGATGGCGTGATCGCCGATTTCAACATGACCGAGCAGATGCTGCAGCACTTCATCAAGAAGGTGCATTCCTCGCGCTTTCTGCGTCCCAGCCCGCGCGTGCTGGTTTGCGTGCCCTGTTCCTCGACCCAGGTCGAGCGCCGCGCGATCAAGGAGTCGGCCGAGGGCGCCGGTGCACGCGAAGTGTTTTTGATCGAGGAACCCATGGCTGCGGCCATCGGTGCCGGTATTCCCATTCACGAGGCGCGTGGCTCGATGGTGCTCGATATTGGTGGCGGCACCACGGAAGTGGCCGTGCTCAGTCTCAATGGCATCGTGTATTCCAACTCGGTGCGCGTGGGCGGCGATCACTTCGACGAGGCCATCATCAACTACGTGCGCCGCTCCTACGGCACCCTGATCGGAGAATCCACGGCCGAGCGCATCAAGGTCGACATCGGCTGCGCCCATCAGCTCGACGAGACAAAGGAAATCCAGATTTCCGGGCGCAACCTGGCCGAGGGCGTGCCCAAGATGATCACGCTCAACAACAACGAGGTGCTCGAGGCGCTCAACGAGGCCCTGGCCAGCATTGTCGGCGCGGTCAAGACCGCCCTGGAGCAGACCCCGCCGGAGCTGTGCGCCGACGTGGCCGAAACCGGCATTGTGCTCACCGGTGGCGGCGCCCTGCTGCGCGGCCTGGACAAGCTGCTGATGGAAGAGACCGGGCTGCCGGTCATCATTGCCGACGATCCGCTCACCTGCGTGGCCCGCGGTGGTGGCCGCGCACTCGAAATGATGGATGAAAACAAGGGCGATTTCTTCTTTGCCAGCTGATCTGCCGTGCCAGTGCAGGGGCCGGGGCGGCAAGTGAACCAGCCGCTCGGCACCTGGGGCACGGTTGCCGCCAGTGACCTGGCCGCCCGAACGGCCAGGCTGATGATCTACTGCCTGTTGGCCATCATCCTGATGGTGCTGGATTATCGCGGCGGCTATGTTGCCGATATCAGAAATCGCGCCACCG from Wenzhouxiangella sp. AB-CW3 includes:
- a CDS encoding carbohydrate kinase family protein → MSVLICGSMAYDNIMVFPERFRDHILPDKTHMLNVAFLVPELHRNFGGCAGNIAYSLKKLGGEPLPMATVGPDFDDYARHLDRLGICQDYVRVLGNHWTAQAYITTDIDDNQITAFHPGAMSENHCQAVPTNAGVRFGIVSPDGKQAMLDHSEQFHAAGIPHVFDPGQGLPMFDADELRRMVDHADWLTVNSYEWELLKEKTGWSREDVTRRLPGGLIVTHGGEGSQLWHNGSEATIPAVKPERVVDPTGCGDAYRAGLLYGLERDWDPVDACRLGSLLGALKISHNGPQHHDFQAEQLLERFRAEFGSDMPPG
- a CDS encoding rod shape-determining protein — encoded protein: MFKRLRGIFSNDLSIDLGTANTLIFVRGQGIVLNEPSVVAVRMERGPGGPQNVAAVGAEAKQMLGRTPGNIRTTRPLKDGVIADFNMTEQMLQHFIKKVHSSRFLRPSPRVLVCVPCSSTQVERRAIKESAEGAGAREVFLIEEPMAAAIGAGIPIHEARGSMVLDIGGGTTEVAVLSLNGIVYSNSVRVGGDHFDEAIINYVRRSYGTLIGESTAERIKVDIGCAHQLDETKEIQISGRNLAEGVPKMITLNNNEVLEALNEALASIVGAVKTALEQTPPELCADVAETGIVLTGGGALLRGLDKLLMEETGLPVIIADDPLTCVARGGGRALEMMDENKGDFFFAS